One Brassica oleracea var. oleracea cultivar TO1000 chromosome C7, BOL, whole genome shotgun sequence genomic window carries:
- the LOC106301421 gene encoding uncharacterized protein LOC106301421 → MDGEEEVSIKELASNLTTYKEQLQQVRQLLSQDPRNSEYADMEKELKEVISLTEELLATAKQNEIPLSAAGATPESPDLLEGAWQKMESRNDPIHEGKFPIGTKVQAVYSFDGEWYDATVEAHTLNGYYVSYNEWGNKEEVDPDNVRAIETNALLEAERIAEAAKNALKRKVEQAASSDYQSKTLPAKLKIDPNDPEDVKIAKRKKIHAFKSKARQEQLEVTQNKKQNAWQQFQTTKAKTKKVGFFTGRKKESIFKSPEDPFGKVGVIGSGKGLTDFQKREKHLHLKSGNDAEGSNE, encoded by the exons ATGGACGGAGAAGAAGAAGTGAGCATCAAAGAGTTAGCTTCCAATCTCACTACCTACAAAGAGCAGCTCCAACAG GTGAGGCAGCTTTTGTCGCAAGACCCTAGAAACTCTGAATATGCTGACATGGAAAAGGAGCTTAAAGAG GTGATTTCATTGACAGAGGAACTTCTTGCAACCGCTAAGCAAAATGAGATTCCTCTATCAGCTGCTGGAGCAACCCCTGAATCACCCGATTTACTTGAGGGTGCTTGGCAAAAGATG GAATCAAGGAATGACCCAATACATGAGGGTAAGTTCCCCATTGGAACAAAAGTTCAAGCTGTCTATAGCTTCGATGGCGAGTG GTATGATGCGACAGTTGAGGCACATACTCTAAATGGCTATTATGTTTCGTATAATGAGTGGGGTAACAAGGAAGAG GTTGATCCAGATAATGTGAGGGCAATAGAGACCAATGCCCTCTTGGAAGCTGAAAGAATAGCTGAAGCTGCGAAGAACGCACTCAAAAGAAAGGTTGAGCAAGCTGCGAGTTCTGATTATCAATCCAAAACTCTACCGGCAAAGCTTAAAATCGATCCTAATGATCCCGAGGATGTG AAAATTGCAAAGCGTAAGAAGATACATGCCTTCAAGTCAAAGGCGAGGCAGGAGCAACTCGAGGTTACACAGAACAAGAAACAGAATGCGTGGCAACAGTTTCAGACGACTAAAGCCAAAACTAAAAAG GTAGGGTTTTTTACAGGGAGGAAGAAAGAGAGTATATTCAAATCACCAGAGGATCCATTTGGGAAAGTGGGTGTGATTGGAAGTGGTAAAGGTTTGACTGATTTCCAAAAGCGAGAGAAGCATCTTCATCTCAAGTCTGGTAATGATGCTGAGGGTTCTAATGAATGA
- the LOC106304149 gene encoding probable pectate lyase 6, giving the protein MASAHLNIGSYVFAFASLFVAIVAPSVQGHVAVYDEYWTQRQTDALRQTIKSYDPNPFNVTDHFNYHAALAMETTGADNGTRRELRQVRRGRRTKRRGGRHHSLNAIDKCWRGDKNWHKNRKKLADCVLGFGRRTTGGKKGQFYVVTDASDHDLVNPKPGTLRHAVTRDRPLWIIFGRSMIIKLQQELIITHDKTIDGRGENVHIMGGAGLTLQFVKNVIIHNIHIKHIKCGAGGMIRDCEHHVGQRSKSDGDGINIFGATNIWIDHVSMTHCSDGMIDAIMGSTAITISNSHLTDHNEVLLFGGKDGDVIDKKMQITVAFNHFGKRLVQRMPRVRYGLVHVVNNDYTHWEMYAIGGNKNPTIISQGNRFIAPHKETCKQVTKREYTPYTEWKSWNWQSERDYFLNGAYFVNSGRANAWSPAPKNPIHRKFAIRPQSGTGVRRLTKDAGTLGCRPGKSC; this is encoded by the exons ATGGCGTCTGCTCATTTGAATATTGGGAGCTATGTCTTCGCCTTTGCCTCGTTATTTGTAGCCATCGTGGCTCCATCGGTTCAAGGTCACGTCGCGGTATACGATGAATACTGGACCCAGCGCCAAACCGACGCATTGCGACAAACTATAAAATCTTATGACCCTAATCCATTTAACGTCACGGACCACTTTAACTACCATGCCGCATT AGCAATGGAGACGACTGGTGCAGACAACGGAACAAGGAGAGAGCTTCGACAAGTTAGACGCGGTCGGAGAACAAAGAGACGTGGCGGAAGGCACCACTCCCTTAACGCTATCGATAAATGCTGGCGAGGAGACAAAAACTGGCACAAGAACCGGAAAAAGCTAGCGGACTGCGTCCTAGGATTTGGTCGGAGAACAACCGGAGGCAAAAAGGGACAGTTCTACGTAGTCACCGACGCATCCGACCACGATCTCGTCAATCCCAAGCCAGGAACTCTACGACACGCAGTGACTCGCGACAGACCGCTATGGATCATATTCGGTAGATCCATGATCATAAAACTGCAGCAAGAACTGATCATAACACACGATAAAACTATTGACGGTCGAGGAGAGAATGTACATATAATGGGAGGTGCAGGTTTAACGTTACAGTTCGTGAAGAATGTGATCATACACAATATTCATATCAAACACATTAAATGTGGGGCTGGTGGGATGATCAGAGACTGTGAACATCATGTTGGGCAGCGTTCAAAGAGTGATGGTGATGGTATCAATATTTTCGGAGCCACGAATATTTGGATCGATCATGTCTCCATGACTCATTGTTCTGATGGGATGATCGATGCCATTATGGGATCGACCGCCATTACTATCTCCAACTCCCATTTAACCGACCATAACGAG GTGCTGTTGTTTGGGGGTAAAGACGGGGATGTGATCGACAAGAAAATGCAGATAACGGTTGCGTTTAACCATTTTGGGAAGAGATTGGTCCAAAGAATGCCAAGGGTCAGATACGGTTTGGTCCATGTAGTGAACAATGACTACACTCACTGGGAAATGTATGCTATTGGTGGGAACAAGAACCCTACCATTATAAGTCAAGGCAACCGTTTCATCGCTCCTCATAAAGAAACTTGCAAGCAG GTTACAAAGAGAGAGTATACACCTTATACAGAGTGGAAGTCATGGAACTGGCAATCAGAGAGAGATTACTTCTTGAACGGAGCTTACTTTGTAAATTCAGGAAGGGCAAACGCGTGGAGCCCTGCCCCGAAAAACCCAATCCACAGAAAGTTTGCGATCCGGCCTCAATCAGGAACAGGTGTAAGAAGACTCACTAAGGATGCTGGTACGCTTGGTTGCAGACCAGGCAAGTCCTGCTGA
- the LOC106306399 gene encoding cullin-associated NEDD8-dissociated protein 1-like — protein sequence MANSQLSGIIEKMTGKDKDYRYMATSDLLNELNKDSFKLDSDLEMRLSSIILQQLDDVAGDVSGLAVKCLAPLVKKVGEERVVEMTNKLCDKLLHGKDQHRDTASIALRTVVAQVAPSLAPSILVTLTPQMIGGISGQEMSPGIKCECLEIMCDVVQKYGSLMADDHEKLLNTLLLQLDCNQATVRKKTVTCIASLASSLSDDLLAKATVQVVKNLSNKNAKSEITRTNIQMIGAISRAVGYRFGTHLGNTVPVLINYCTSASENEEELREYSLQALESFLLRCPRDISPYCDEILNLTLEYISYDPNFTDDMDEDTDNETPEDEEDDESANEYTDDEDASWKVRRAAAKCLAGLIVSRSEMISKVYQEACPKLIDRFKEREENVKMDVFNTFIDLLRQTGNVTKGQTDTDESSPKWLLKQEVSKIVKSINRQLREKSVKTKVGAFSVLRELVVVLPDCLADHIGSLVPGIERALNDKSSTSNLKIEALVFTKLVLASHAPPVFHPYIKALSSPVLAAVGERYYKVTAEALRVCGELVRVVRPSTQSMGFDFKPFVHPIYNAIMPRLTNQDQDQEVKECAITCMGLVISIFGDELRKELPSCLPVLVDRMGNEITRLTAVKAFAVIATSPLHIDLSCVLVNLIAELTGFLRKANRVLRQATLITMNTLVTAYGDKIGSDAYEVIVVELSSLISVLDLHMTALALELCCTLMTGKSCSENISLAVRNKVLPQALTLVKSPLLQGQALLALQGFFEALVYHANTSFYTLLDSLLSCAKPSPQSGGVPKQALYSIAQCVAVLCLAAGDKNCSSTVKMLMEILKDDSGTNTAKQHLALLSLGEIGRRKDLSAHAGIETIVIESFQSPFEEIKSAASYALGNIAVGNLPNYLPFILNQIDNQQKKQYILLHSLKEVIVRQSVDKADFQNSSVEKILALLFNHCESEEEGVRNVVAECLGKMALIEPEKLVPALKVRTTSQAAFTRATVVTAVKYSVVERPEKLDEIIFPEISSFLMLIKDGDRHVRRAAVSALSTFAHYKPNLIKGLLPELLPLLYDQTVIKKELIRTVDLGPFKHVVDDGLELRKAAFECVFTLLDSCLDQLNPSSFIIPFLKSGLEDHYDLKMLCHLILSLLADKCPSAVLAVLDSLVEPLQKTINFKPKQDAVKQEHDRNEDMIRNALRAISSLDRISGVDYSHKFKSLMADMKRSERLWGKYQTIRNE from the exons ATGGCGAACTCACAACTCTCTGGAATCATTGAAAAG ATGACGGGTAAAGATAAAGATTATAGATATATGGCGACCTCTGACTTGCTCAATGAGTTGAATAAAGACTCCTTTAAACTCGACTCGGATCTGGAGATGAGATTGTCCAGCATCATATTGCAACAGCTCGATGATGTTGCTGGTGATGTTTCTGGATTGGCTGTTAAGTG TCTTGCTCCACTGGTGAAGAAGGTCGGAGAAGAGCGTGTTGTGGAGATGACCAACAAATTATGTGATAAACTGCTGCATGGGAAAGACCAACACCGTGATACCGCAAGCATAGCTCTCAGGACTGTTGTCGCTCAAGTTGCTCCTTCGCTCGCTCCATCTATTCTTGTTACTCTAACTCCACAAATGATTGGAGGGATAAGTGGCCAG GAAATGAGCCCAGGGATTAAGTGTGAATGTCTTGAGATCATGTGTGATGTTGTTCAAAAATATGGAAGTTTAATGGCAGATGATCACGAGAAGCTACTGAATACACTGTTATTGCAATTGGACTGTAACCAAGCCACAGTTAGGAAGAAGACTGTTACATGCATTG CATCTCTTGCGTCGAGTCTGTCTGATGATTTGCTCGCAAAGGCGACAGTTCAAGTTGTGAAAAACCTAAGTAACAAGAATGCTAAATCGGAGATTACACGCACCAATATACAAATGATTGGAGCAATAAG CCGTGCTGTCGGATACCGGTTTGGGACTCATCTTGGTAACACTGTGCCAGTATTGATCAATTACTGCACCAGCGCTTCAGAAAATGAAGAGGAGCTCCGGGAATATAGCTTACAG GCACTTGAAAGCTTCTTGCTACGGTGTCCAAGAGACATCTCACCATATTGTGATGAAATTTTAAATCTCACTTTGGAATATATAAGTTATGACCCGAATTTTACGGACGACATGGATGAAGATACTGATAATGAGACTCCTGAAGATGAAGAAGATGA CGAGAGTGCAAATGAGTACACGGATGATGAGGATGCCAGCTGGAAAGTTAGGAGAGCTGCAGCGAAATGCTTGGCAGGATTAATAGTGTCTCGTTCTGAGATGATCTCTAAAGTATATCAAGAG GCCTGCCCGAAACTAATTGATAGATTTAAGGAAAGGGAGGAAAATGTGAAG ATGGATGTTTTCAACACATTCATTGATCTGTTACGACAAACAGGAAATGTGACAAAAGGTCAAACTGACACCGATGAATCAAG TCCTAAATGGCTACTGAAGCAAGAAGTCTCAAAGATTGTGAAATCCATTAATAGGCAACTGCGTGAGAAGTCTGTTAAGACAAAG GTTGGAGCATTCTCTGTTTTGAGAGAGCTTGTGGTCGTCTTGCCTGACTGCCTTGCTGATCATATTGGTTCGCTCGTTCCTGGAATTGAAAGAGCACTAAAT GATAAATCTTCTACATCAAATTTGAAAATCGAAGCTCTTGTCTTCACAAAGTTAGTCTTGGCATCGCATGCGCCTCCTGTTTTTCATCCTTACATTAAG GCTCTCTCCAGTCCTGTTTTAGCTGCTGTTGGAGAACGCTATTACAAGGTGACCGCTGAGGCATTAAGGGTTTGTGGGGAACTTGTTAGAGTAGTCCGTCCAAGTACTCAG AGTATGGGCTTTGATTTTAAACCATTTGTTCATCCAATCTACAATGCGATAATGCCTCGCTTGACAAATCAAGACCAGGACCAG GAGGTCAAGGAGTGTGCTATTACCTGCATGGGTCTCGTTATTTCAATATTTGGCGATGAACTCAGAAAAGAGTTACCTTCATGCCTTCCTGTGCTTGTTGACCGAATGGGAAACGAAATCACTCGCCTCACAGCAGTCAAG GCATTTGCTGTCATTGCCACTTCTCCGCTGCACATTGATCTGTCATGTGTTTTGGTCAATTTGATTGCTGAACTAACTGGATTCTTAAGAAAG GCTAATCGGGTGCTAAGGCAAGCAACACTGATAACCATGAATACCTTGGTAACAGCGTACGGAGATAAGATTGGCTCAGATGCTTATGAAGTTATTGTTGTGGAGCTTTCATCTCTGATAAG TGTTTTGGATCTCCACATGACAGCTCTTGCACTTGAACTCTGCTGCACTCTGATGACTGGAAAGAGTTGTAGTGAAAATATCAGTTTGGCGGTTCGCAACAAAGTTCTTCCGCAGGCACTAACTTTAGTTAAAAGTCCATTGCTCCAGGGTCAAGCACTTTTG GCTCTGCAAGGATTCTTTGAAGCTTTGGTTTATCATGCAAATACTAGTTTCTACACCTTGCTGGACTCATTACTTTCCTGCGCTAAACCTTCTCCTCAGTCTGGAGGTGTCCCAAAGCAAGCATTATATTCAATTGCACAGTGTGTCGCGGTTCTTTGTCTCGCGGCAGGTGATAAGAATTGTTCTTCTACGGTTAAAATGCTAATGGAAATACTTAAAGATGACAGCGGCACAAACACA GCAAAACAGCACCTTGCCCTGTTGTCTCTTGGTGAGATTGGGAGAAGGAAAGATCTAAGCGCACATGCTGGCATTGAAACGATAGTCATTGAGTCTTTCCAATCTCCCTTTGAAGAAATAAAGTCTGCGGCTTCATATGCTCTTGGAAACATTGCTGTTGGCAATCTGCCCAATTATTTACCTTTTATCTTGAACCAGATTGATAATCAACAGAAAAAACAATATATTCTTCTTCATTCACTCAAGGAG GTGATCGTGAGGCAGTCAGTTGATAAAGCGGACTTCCAGAATTCTAGTGTTGAGAAAATACTTGCTTTATTGTTTAACCACTGTGAAAGTGAGGAAGAGGGTGTAAGGAATGTTGTTGCTGAATGCTTGGGAAAAATGGCGCTAATAGAACCTGAGAAACTGGTTCCTGCACTTAAG GTAAGGACGACAAGTCAAGCCGCTTTTACTCGTGCGACTGTTGTTACCGCTGTGAAATACTCTGTAGTGGAGCGGCCTGAGAAATTAGATGAAATCATCTTCCCTGAGATTTCTTCATTCCTCATGCTAATTAAAGATGGTGACAGG CATGTGAGGCGTGCAGCTGTGTCAGCCCTGAGTACCTTTGCTCATTACAAACCTAACCTAATAAAAGGACTCCTCCCTGAATTGTTACCGCTTCTTTATGATCAAACCGTTATTAAG AAAGAATTAATAAGAACGGTTGATCTAGGGCCATTCAAGCACGTTGTAGATGATGGGCTTGAGTTGAGGAAAGCAGCTTTTGAGTGTGTATTTACTCTGCTTGATAGCTGTCTTGATCAACTGAATCCGTCTTCTTTCATTATTCCTTTCCTCAAATCCGGACTAGAAG ATCATTATGATCTGAAGATGCTTTGTCATCTTATACTCTCACTCCTAGCGGATAAATGCCCCTCAGCCGTGCTAGCTG TACTGGATTCGCTTGTGGAACCCCTGCAAAAAACAATAAATTTCAAGCCAAAGCAAGATGCAGTGAAGCAAGAGCATGACCGTAATGAAGACATGATTAGAAATGCTCTTCGTGCTATCTCATCATTGGATCGAATCAG TGGAGTGGATTATAGCCACAAGTTCAAGAGCTTAATGGCTGACATGAAGAGGTCCGAACGATTGTGGGGAAAGTACCAGACAATCCGCAACGAGTAA
- the LOC106306821 gene encoding protein TWIN LOV 1 isoform X1, producing the protein MSITQSSASLFTTTEEEKEGTFTTRYSLWIKEALDELPHSFTITDPFISGHPIVFASPGFLKMTGYSREEVIGRNGRAFQGPKTNRRSIMEIREAIREERPVQVSILNYRKSGSPFWMLFHMIPVFGNDDGRVIHFVAVQVPISGQKMRNGSGCSEMVFGSCRREVCLGSFVHQERALPVECDEQELENWEHCEASESEKLKSAEAVGSVLSVLTRYSEFAGRLVCGKRNCLRGADCLSSSLVISLGRIKQSFVLTNPCLPDMPIVYASDAFLTLTGYKRHEVLGQNCRFLSGVDTDSSVLYEMKECILKGQPCTVQILNYSNRKDKSTFWNLLHISPVRNASGKTAYFVGVQMEASCKDIESKELRPETRQLSVVGAVRVAVRSSFMVTC; encoded by the exons ATGTCCATAACCCAATCTTCAGCATCGCTTTTCACCACCACTGAGGAGGAGAAAGAAGGAACCTTTACCACTCGTTACTCGCTATGGATCAAAGAAGCTTTAGACGAGCTTCCCCACAGCTTCACAATCACCGACCCGTTTATCTCGGGTCACCCGATCGTTTTCGCCAGCCCGGGGTTTTTGAAAATGACCGGGTACTCTCGAGAAGAGGTCATCGGGAGAAACGGGAGGGCTTTTCAGGGTCCCAAGACCAATCGGAGATCCATCATGGAGATTCGCGAGGCGATTCGTGAGGAGAGACCTGTTCAGGTGAGCATATTGAATTACCGAAAGTCCGGATCGCCGTTTTGGATGTTGTTCCATATGATTCCTGTTTTCGGGAATGACGACGGGAGAGTGATCCATTTCGTCGCGGTCCAGGTCCCAATCTCGGGACAGAAGATGAGAAACGGGTCGGGTTGTTCAGAAATGGTGTTTGGTTCTTGTAGGAGAGAGGTTTGCTTAGGTAGTTTCGTGCATCAGGAACGAGCTTTGCCAGTGGAGTGCGATGAACAAG AGTTAGAGAACTGGGAACACTGTGAAGCGAGCGAGTCCGAGAAGCTTAAATCTGCTGAAGCAGTTGGCAGTGTATTATCTGTTTTGACGCGTTACAGCGAGTTCGCTGGCAGATTAGTCTGTGGGAAGCGGAACTGTTTGCGTGGCGCAGATTGCTTAAGCTCGTCGTTAGTTATATCTCTTGGTAGAATCAAACAAAGTTTCGTATT AACGAATCCGTGCTTACCAGACATGCCTATCGTTTATGCTAGTGATGCCTTTTTGACATTGACTG GTTACAAGAGACATGAAGTGTTGGGACAAAACTGTAGATTTCTGAGTGGGGTTGATACAGATTCCTCAGTACTGTATGAG ATGAAGGAATGCATCTTAAAGGGGCAACCGTGCACAGTGCAAATATTAAATTACAG TAACAGAAAAGATAAGAGCACGTTCTGGAATCTTCTTCACATATCGCCAGTTCGTAATGCTTCAGGCAAG ACAGCATATTTTGTAGGGGTTCAGATGGAAGCAAGTTGCAAAGATATTGAAAGTAAAGAACTGAGACCGGAGACAAGGCAGCTGAGTGTGGTTGGTGCGGTTAGAGTTGCGGTCAGGAGCTCTTTCATGGTGACTTGCTGA
- the LOC106306821 gene encoding protein TWIN LOV 1 isoform X2 codes for MSITQSSASLFTTTEEEKEGTFTTRYSLWIKEALDELPHSFTITDPFISGHPIVFASPGFLKMTGYSREEVIGRNGRAFQGPKTNRRSIMEIREAIREERPVQVSILNYRKSGSPFWMLFHMIPVFGNDDGRVIHFVAVQVPISGQKMRNGSGCSEMVFGSCRREVCLGSFVHQERALPVECDEQELENWEHCEASESEKLKSAEAVGSVLSVLTRYSEFAGRLVCGKRNCLRGADCLSSSLVISLGRIKQSFVLTNPCLPDMPIVYASDAFLTLTGYKRHEVLGQNCRFLSGVDTDSSVLYEMKECILKGQPCTVQILNYRKDKSTFWNLLHISPVRNASGKTAYFVGVQMEASCKDIESKELRPETRQLSVVGAVRVAVRSSFMVTC; via the exons ATGTCCATAACCCAATCTTCAGCATCGCTTTTCACCACCACTGAGGAGGAGAAAGAAGGAACCTTTACCACTCGTTACTCGCTATGGATCAAAGAAGCTTTAGACGAGCTTCCCCACAGCTTCACAATCACCGACCCGTTTATCTCGGGTCACCCGATCGTTTTCGCCAGCCCGGGGTTTTTGAAAATGACCGGGTACTCTCGAGAAGAGGTCATCGGGAGAAACGGGAGGGCTTTTCAGGGTCCCAAGACCAATCGGAGATCCATCATGGAGATTCGCGAGGCGATTCGTGAGGAGAGACCTGTTCAGGTGAGCATATTGAATTACCGAAAGTCCGGATCGCCGTTTTGGATGTTGTTCCATATGATTCCTGTTTTCGGGAATGACGACGGGAGAGTGATCCATTTCGTCGCGGTCCAGGTCCCAATCTCGGGACAGAAGATGAGAAACGGGTCGGGTTGTTCAGAAATGGTGTTTGGTTCTTGTAGGAGAGAGGTTTGCTTAGGTAGTTTCGTGCATCAGGAACGAGCTTTGCCAGTGGAGTGCGATGAACAAG AGTTAGAGAACTGGGAACACTGTGAAGCGAGCGAGTCCGAGAAGCTTAAATCTGCTGAAGCAGTTGGCAGTGTATTATCTGTTTTGACGCGTTACAGCGAGTTCGCTGGCAGATTAGTCTGTGGGAAGCGGAACTGTTTGCGTGGCGCAGATTGCTTAAGCTCGTCGTTAGTTATATCTCTTGGTAGAATCAAACAAAGTTTCGTATT AACGAATCCGTGCTTACCAGACATGCCTATCGTTTATGCTAGTGATGCCTTTTTGACATTGACTG GTTACAAGAGACATGAAGTGTTGGGACAAAACTGTAGATTTCTGAGTGGGGTTGATACAGATTCCTCAGTACTGTATGAG ATGAAGGAATGCATCTTAAAGGGGCAACCGTGCACAGTGCAAATATTAAATTACAG AAAAGATAAGAGCACGTTCTGGAATCTTCTTCACATATCGCCAGTTCGTAATGCTTCAGGCAAG ACAGCATATTTTGTAGGGGTTCAGATGGAAGCAAGTTGCAAAGATATTGAAAGTAAAGAACTGAGACCGGAGACAAGGCAGCTGAGTGTGGTTGGTGCGGTTAGAGTTGCGGTCAGGAGCTCTTTCATGGTGACTTGCTGA
- the LOC106304150 gene encoding uncharacterized protein LOC106304150 — protein MNGGAQGADFTPFIVPAATLGAIGYGYMWYKGMSFSDIMCVTKRSMEEAVSNLTKHLDTVSEAISNAKKHLSERLKRTDDKMELHKDLLKGVQDNVGFALEDLANIGDDFDAMHSMFGGMGGKLDSIEYKQNIANMGLMYLCDSMGGENNKMPDILMQEKLRLSGKSNTCIVITNEETSTSEGLKESDKIELLEG, from the exons ATGAATGGAGGAGCTCAAGGAG CTGACTTTACCCCGTTTATAGTCCCGGCAGCGACACTAGGAGCTATAGGTTATGGCTACATGTGGTACAAG GGTATGTCATTCTCTGACATCATGTGCGTAACAAAGCGGAGCATGGAAGAGGCAGTTTCGAACTTGACTAAGCATTTGGATACTGTTTCTGAAGCTATTTCT AATGCTAAAAAGCACTTGTCCGAGCGGCTTAAGAGGACGGATGATAAGATGGAATTGCACAAGGATCTCTTAAAGGGAGTCCAGGATAAT GTGGGTTTTGCTCTAGAGGATCTTGCTAACATTGGAGATGATTTTGACGCAATGCATAGCATGTTCGGTGGTATG GGTGGAAAATTAGATAGTATTGAGTACAAGCAG AATATTGCCAATATGGGTTTAATGTATCTATGCGACTCTATGGGCGGAGAAAATAACAAGATGCCAGATATTCTGATGCAG GAGAAGCTTCGACTTTCTGGGAAGTCAAACACATGTATAGTAATTACAAACGAAGAAACTTCAACCTCAGAG GGTTTGAAAGAAAGCGATAAGATAGAGCTACTTGAAGGCTGA
- the LOC106303706 gene encoding uncharacterized protein LOC106303706, translating into MTISTLVTIPPFTLPSSSTKPHLLTPTPTRGYSSSISPRVLNQNRTRSCSLFHPLRRNFTRCCSSSSSSPDGKPNEEPEGNASIIQLPSLGVNPVKFAICVVFWASLSLLWFARSGDAKAAADSIKSSSFGLRIAAALRHFGWPDEAVVFALATLPVIELRGAIPVGYWMQLKPTLLTFFSVLGNMVPVPFIILYLKKVVTFLAGKSQTASKLLAILLKSAKEKAGPVEEFQWLGLMLFVAVPFPGTGAWTGAIIASILDMPFWSAVSANFCGVVLAGLLVNLLVNLGLKEAVVAGIALFFVSTFMWSVLRNVSKSIRPSLP; encoded by the exons ATGACGATTTCTACACTAGTCACAATCCCTCCTTTCACTCTACCTTCCTCATCCACAAAACCACATCTCCTAACTCCAACACCCACTCGAGGTTACTCATCCTCGATTTCTCCACGAGTATTGAATCAAAACAGGACTCGAAGTTGCAGTCTTTTCCACCCACTACGCCGTAACTTCACCAGATGCTGCTCCTCCTCCTCTTCTTCTCCAGATGGAAAACCCAATGAAGAACCAGAAGGAAACGCAAGCATCATCCAGCTTCCATCTCTCGGCGTCAACCCAGTTAAATTCGCGATATGCGTTGTCTTCTGGGCCTCTCTCTCTTTGCTTTGGTTCGCTAGGTCCGGCGATGCCAAAGCCGCCGCTGATTCCATCAAATCATCCAGCTTTGGGCTCAGAATCGCCGCCGCTCTCCGCCACTTTGGCTGGCCGGACGAAGCTGTGGTGTTCGCTTTAGCCACGCTTCCGGTTATCGAGCTACGTGGTGCTATTCCCGTCGGTTACTGGATGCAGCTTAAACCTACTCTTCTCACTTTCTTCTCTGTTCTCGG AAATATGGTTCCGGTTCCATTCATCATACTTTACCTCAAAAAGGTGGTGACTTTCTTAGCGGGTAAGAGCCAGACAGCTTCCAAATTACTTGCAATATTATTGAAAAGCGCTAAAGAGAAAGCTGGGCCTGTGGAAGAGTTCCAGTGGTTAGGGCTAATGCTCTTCGTAGCTGTTCCATTCCCTGGGACCGGTGCTTGGACAGGAGCTATAATAGCGTCTATCCTCGACATGCCCTTCTGGTCTGCTGTCTCGGCTAACTTCTGTGGGGTTGTGTTAGCGGGACTGCTTGTGAACTTGCTGGTGAATCTTGGTTTGAAAGAAGCTGTTGTGGCTGGTATTGCTCTCTTCTTTGTATCCACGTTTATGTGGAGTGTTCTCAGGAACGTTAGCAAGTCTATAAGACCGTCTTTGCCTTGA